One genomic window of Sulfurovum lithotrophicum includes the following:
- a CDS encoding anthranilate synthase component II produces MVLMIDNYDSFTYNVVQYCRELGADLKVIRNDELTIDEIKALHPEKIILSPGPSTPDDAGVTLDVIKEFADTTPIFGICLGHQSIAQAFGGEVIRAKHMMHGKTSQVEVDADTPIFNGLPEEFRATRYHSLTVNKENLPENIIATSHSKDDDEIMSLQIKDRPIYGVQFHPESIMSEYGHEMLDNFLKL; encoded by the coding sequence ATGGTACTAATGATAGACAATTACGACAGTTTCACCTACAATGTCGTACAGTATTGCCGTGAACTCGGAGCAGATCTCAAAGTGATCAGAAATGACGAGTTGACTATTGATGAGATCAAAGCGCTGCATCCTGAAAAGATCATTCTCTCTCCCGGACCCTCCACTCCGGATGATGCTGGTGTTACACTGGATGTCATCAAGGAATTTGCAGACACTACGCCAATCTTCGGTATCTGTCTGGGGCATCAGAGTATTGCACAGGCCTTTGGGGGTGAGGTGATCCGTGCCAAACATATGATGCACGGAAAGACATCGCAAGTAGAGGTGGATGCCGATACCCCGATCTTCAATGGCTTACCCGAAGAATTCCGTGCAACGCGTTATCACTCTTTGACGGTCAATAAAGAGAATCTACCAGAAAATATCATCGCTACCTCCCATAGTAAAGACGATGACGAGATCATGTCGTTGCAGATCAAGGACAGGCCCATTTACGGTGTGCAGTTCCATCCCGAATCCATTATGAGTGAATATGGACATGAGATGCTTGACAACTTCCTTAAACTCTAA
- a CDS encoding ATP citrate lyase citrate-binding domain-containing protein, translated as MAQKAIREYDGKAIFARHWNEYFDGFHYGFKSVLVSSGDELREKAKEHGFEWLNQEPLVAKPDMLFGKRGKNDLVLFRVEKPGDVTLEDAAKWIDEKQSHDVTLLSGEKGHLTHFIVEPFTPHTQEQEYYISATTVGEDDVLFMSAEGGMEVEEGWDEKVNEVHIPINMPDADMEKMVKSHIPADIPDENKTAFASFAIQFFKFYRDMNFAYLEINPIVMLDGGEMAILDLVARLDDTAGFMMKDAWGDIEFPTAFGMEDMSDEEKAIAEADSKSGASLKLTILNPMGRIWTMVAGGGASVVYADTIADFAGVEDLANYGEYSGGPTTGETKFYAETIFDLMTRYDDPRGKVLIIGGAIANFTDVAKTFTGIIQAFEIYADKLKEHKTKIYVRRGGPNYEKGLKDIKEAADRLGLYIEVYGPETHVTDIVRMALEK; from the coding sequence ATGGCTCAAAAAGCGATTAGAGAGTACGATGGTAAAGCAATTTTTGCAAGACATTGGAACGAATATTTTGATGGTTTCCATTATGGATTCAAATCAGTATTGGTTAGCAGTGGAGATGAACTGAGAGAGAAGGCAAAAGAACACGGTTTTGAATGGTTGAATCAGGAGCCGTTGGTTGCAAAACCGGACATGCTTTTCGGTAAAAGAGGTAAGAACGACCTCGTACTTTTTAGAGTGGAGAAGCCGGGTGATGTCACACTTGAAGATGCTGCAAAGTGGATCGATGAGAAGCAGTCTCATGATGTAACACTTCTTTCTGGTGAAAAAGGTCATTTGACACACTTCATCGTTGAGCCGTTTACGCCACATACACAGGAGCAGGAATACTATATCTCCGCAACGACTGTGGGTGAAGATGATGTCCTCTTCATGTCCGCAGAAGGTGGTATGGAAGTTGAAGAGGGATGGGACGAAAAGGTCAATGAAGTCCATATCCCTATCAATATGCCTGATGCAGACATGGAAAAGATGGTCAAATCACATATCCCTGCCGATATTCCTGACGAGAACAAAACGGCATTTGCATCCTTTGCAATCCAGTTCTTCAAATTCTACAGAGATATGAACTTCGCTTACCTTGAGATCAACCCGATCGTTATGCTTGACGGCGGTGAAATGGCAATCCTTGACTTGGTTGCAAGACTGGACGATACCGCAGGATTCATGATGAAAGATGCATGGGGTGACATCGAGTTCCCGACTGCATTCGGTATGGAGGATATGTCTGATGAAGAAAAAGCAATCGCAGAAGCGGATAGCAAATCAGGCGCTTCTCTCAAACTGACGATCCTTAACCCGATGGGCCGCATCTGGACAATGGTCGCCGGTGGTGGTGCATCAGTGGTCTATGCTGATACGATTGCCGACTTTGCCGGTGTTGAGGACTTGGCGAACTACGGTGAATACTCAGGCGGGCCGACAACAGGTGAAACGAAGTTCTATGCAGAGACTATCTTTGATCTGATGACAAGATACGATGACCCGAGAGGGAAAGTACTTATCATCGGTGGTGCGATTGCGAACTTTACCGATGTTGCCAAAACATTTACGGGTATCATCCAGGCATTTGAGATCTATGCGGACAAGCTCAAAGAGCATAAGACAAAGATCTATGTAAGACGTGGTGGACCAAACTATGAAAAAGGGCTGAAAGATATTAAAGAAGCCGCTGACAGATTGGGTCTTTATATTGAAGTTTATGGGCCGGAAACACATGTCACTGACATTGTTAGAATGGCATTAGAGAAGTAA
- the mqnE gene encoding aminofutalosine synthase MqnE, with the protein MDLKQEQDLIQKVRNKERLSQEEGEALYELDLYTLGELADEIRREKYGNKSYFNINRHINPTNVCADICKFCAYSASRKNPNQYTMSHEEILEIVRNSVANGAKEMHIVSAHNPNDGVEWYMGAFRKIREAFPDVHIKAMTAAEIDFLKREYGLSYDEVLDLMIENGVDSMPGGGAEIFDEDVREYLCKGKVTSDQWLEIHEKWHQRGKESNATMLFGHVETRAHRIDHMLRLRDLQDRTGGFNAFIPLVYQRDNNFLKVKEFPSGQEILKTYAISRILLDNIPHIKAYWVTASINLALIAQEFGADDLDGTIEKESIQSAAGAASAHGMNLDDFVAMIKNSGFQPIERDSLYNELKVY; encoded by the coding sequence ATGGATTTAAAGCAAGAGCAGGATTTAATACAAAAAGTACGCAATAAAGAACGCTTGAGCCAGGAAGAGGGTGAAGCGCTTTATGAACTCGACCTCTATACCCTGGGCGAACTCGCGGATGAGATCCGCCGTGAAAAGTACGGAAACAAAAGCTATTTCAACATCAACCGCCACATCAATCCGACCAATGTCTGTGCCGACATCTGCAAGTTCTGTGCCTATTCTGCCAGTCGCAAAAATCCCAATCAGTACACCATGAGTCACGAAGAGATACTTGAGATCGTCAGAAACTCCGTAGCCAACGGTGCCAAAGAGATGCATATTGTTTCTGCACACAATCCCAATGACGGGGTAGAGTGGTATATGGGAGCCTTTAGAAAGATCAGAGAGGCTTTCCCTGATGTGCACATTAAAGCAATGACCGCCGCGGAGATAGATTTTCTCAAGCGTGAGTATGGTCTCTCTTATGATGAGGTGCTTGATCTGATGATAGAAAATGGTGTGGATTCCATGCCCGGCGGTGGAGCAGAGATTTTTGATGAGGATGTACGTGAGTATCTCTGCAAAGGAAAAGTCACTTCCGATCAATGGCTGGAGATCCATGAAAAGTGGCACCAAAGAGGCAAAGAGTCCAACGCTACGATGCTTTTCGGGCATGTGGAAACACGGGCGCACCGTATTGACCATATGCTTCGACTACGTGATCTACAGGACAGGACCGGCGGTTTCAATGCCTTTATCCCTCTGGTTTACCAAAGAGACAACAACTTTTTAAAGGTCAAAGAGTTCCCTTCAGGACAGGAGATATTAAAGACCTATGCCATCTCACGTATTCTGCTGGACAACATCCCTCACATCAAAGCCTATTGGGTAACCGCCTCTATCAACCTGGCACTGATCGCCCAGGAGTTCGGCGCAGATGATCTTGACGGTACCATAGAAAAAGAGTCCATCCAGTCAGCAGCCGGAGCGGCATCTGCACATGGTATGAACCTGGACGACTTCGTTGCGATGATCAAGAATTCGGGTTTCCAGCCTATAGAGAGAGACAGTCTCTATAATGAACTCAAAGTATATTGA
- a CDS encoding citrate/2-methylcitrate synthase, whose protein sequence is MSSRLYTKDTQAIFWNNNKTAIQRMLDYDYTIGREKPSVAGIVAPTSGNKFEKFFYGPDEIMISLYKSTADAVKEQPQADVLLNFASFRTAYDVTMEAIEMGDQFKSIMITAEGIPERLARKMNQAARDAGIIVIGPATVGAIAPGAFKIANIGGTIENIVNSKLHRAGSCGLVTRSGGLFNELSNIIAINADGIAEGVAIGGDRFVGSVFIDHLLRMEENPDVKYMILLGEVGGTEEYKVIEAVKDGRIKKPIIAWCIGTIAKHFSSGVQFGHAGASANADAETAAAKNKAMAEAGIYVPESFNDLPATIAEVYNDLKSKGIIGEIEEPELRIVPKVRRPKQFICTISDDRGEEATYAGFPISSVATPDTGKGIGDVISLLWFKKQYPKWATEFIETVIKTVADHGPAVSGAHNAKVTARAGKSVVEALVTGLLTIGPRFGGAIDGAAKYFKYADDNDLTPAEFLNYMKGEGVPIPGIGHRIKSLKNPDLRVTGLMNFAAENFPATPLLDYARTVEALTTSKKENLILNVDGTIGILMVDMWRALGYSEEEINEFIESGTLNAFFIVGRSIGFIGHVLDEKRLAMPMYRHPMDDILYDVQKAEPIA, encoded by the coding sequence ATGAGCAGTAGATTATATACTAAAGATACACAAGCGATTTTTTGGAACAACAACAAAACAGCGATCCAGAGAATGTTGGATTACGACTATACGATCGGTAGAGAAAAGCCATCCGTAGCAGGGATCGTTGCGCCTACGAGCGGAAATAAGTTTGAGAAATTCTTCTATGGTCCAGATGAGATCATGATTTCTCTTTACAAGTCGACAGCAGATGCTGTCAAAGAACAGCCTCAGGCAGATGTACTTTTGAACTTCGCATCATTCAGAACGGCTTACGATGTAACCATGGAGGCGATCGAAATGGGTGACCAGTTCAAATCCATTATGATCACAGCCGAAGGTATCCCCGAAAGACTGGCTAGAAAAATGAATCAGGCAGCAAGAGATGCCGGTATCATTGTTATTGGACCTGCAACGGTTGGTGCCATTGCTCCAGGCGCATTCAAGATCGCCAATATCGGTGGTACGATTGAGAACATCGTGAACTCCAAACTTCACAGAGCGGGAAGCTGTGGTCTTGTAACACGTTCAGGTGGTCTTTTCAACGAGCTTTCAAACATTATTGCCATCAACGCTGACGGTATTGCAGAAGGTGTAGCGATCGGTGGTGACAGATTTGTCGGTTCCGTATTTATCGATCACCTTCTAAGAATGGAAGAGAATCCGGATGTCAAATACATGATCCTTCTTGGTGAAGTGGGTGGTACGGAAGAGTACAAAGTGATTGAAGCTGTCAAAGACGGCAGGATCAAAAAGCCGATCATTGCATGGTGTATCGGTACGATCGCCAAGCACTTTTCTTCAGGTGTTCAGTTCGGTCACGCAGGTGCTTCTGCAAATGCAGATGCCGAAACAGCTGCTGCGAAGAACAAAGCAATGGCAGAAGCCGGTATCTATGTACCTGAATCATTCAATGACCTTCCTGCTACGATCGCAGAAGTTTATAATGATCTTAAATCAAAAGGTATCATTGGTGAGATCGAAGAGCCTGAGCTCAGAATTGTTCCAAAGGTCAGAAGACCCAAGCAGTTCATCTGTACGATCTCTGATGACAGAGGTGAAGAAGCGACTTATGCCGGCTTCCCTATCTCTTCAGTAGCGACTCCTGATACGGGCAAAGGTATCGGTGATGTCATTTCACTTCTCTGGTTCAAAAAACAGTACCCGAAGTGGGCGACAGAGTTCATTGAAACAGTTATCAAAACTGTTGCAGACCATGGCCCTGCCGTTTCAGGTGCACATAATGCCAAGGTAACGGCAAGAGCGGGAAAATCGGTGGTTGAAGCCTTGGTAACAGGTCTTCTTACTATTGGACCAAGATTCGGTGGTGCCATTGATGGTGCGGCAAAATACTTCAAGTATGCAGATGACAATGATCTGACACCGGCAGAGTTTTTGAACTATATGAAAGGTGAGGGTGTGCCGATTCCGGGAATTGGACACAGAATCAAATCATTGAAGAACCCTGATCTTCGTGTAACGGGTCTTATGAACTTTGCGGCAGAGAATTTCCCTGCAACACCACTGCTGGATTATGCAAGAACAGTTGAAGCGCTCACGACAAGCAAGAAAGAGAATCTCATTCTTAACGTGGATGGTACTATCGGTATTCTTATGGTAGATATGTGGAGAGCACTGGGATACTCTGAAGAAGAGATCAATGAGTTCATCGAGTCAGGTACACTCAATGCCTTCTTCATCGTTGGTAGATCCATCGGATTCATCGGTCACGTACTTGATGAAAAAAGATTGGCTATGCCAATGTATAGACACCCAATGGATGATATCCTTTACGACGTTCAGAAAGCTGAACCTATCGCATAA
- a CDS encoding HD domain-containing protein, whose product MEKVKAKIEELLYENAPHFEIAKVLKGEIKRYFDTLEETFATSSGKDFLVKHTKKIDTILKLVYQVAHRDMFGNYAPMKNSIPLALVALGSYGREQLCVYSDIDLMIVYKDIPGYNTKEMIEKILYILWDTGLKLGHRVHTVEELYDVSKTDITIKTALIESRFIDGSHFLWTETQNALYKIRHDDPGTFIRLKLEEQAQKHKKFPLTMEPNLKEGSGGFRDANLVFWIGKILYNVDSIKDLPTDIVEEKEYRPFRIALEFLFRVRSALHLATHKKEDRLRLDLIPSLAGLLGYEESKSGHIKFAMKVTESLKTIRLYSTIWLEKLTRDYMEIPSEKRYIYPKGKDFNAMLKHLCKEAKTPYRAHPTLLKKLLDAERPERPDNRLYETIATIFYQPYAYSILSTLSYTKLLRYTIPPIKKVVDMPQFDGYHQYAVDIHSLRCVYHLEHIGEPLVLKLYETLEKEEKAMLKLVVFLHDAGKGRKRDHHLVGASLFKIFAQKLQISTPLIEMGERLIQYHTLMSNTAQREDIYNEKVIFGFASHFPIPKLLDMIYILTYADMNGVGGDIYNSFSAKLIRTLYKHSLEILGQTELLDEAAKRATKEAALKRHPAFKALKKSEQKKILQMPSNLLFLRYRPERIIDIAKKAFETEDFTYQISNEAHLTIEIIRTGSFNLSYLLGKLTNLEVVNMDISKLFNELKYFKIDFATKVGTDEVYLVEEIIADAFDPTKKSIKKVPHIEREDIDIDCEHSKTYALMHLKSKNQKGLLAYVINLFDDLGIDIVTAKVHTLKNRVRDMFLIEKNGNFCHNVEIIIEKLTTEKNEGK is encoded by the coding sequence GTGGAGAAAGTCAAAGCGAAGATAGAAGAGCTACTTTATGAAAACGCCCCCCATTTCGAGATCGCAAAAGTACTCAAAGGGGAGATCAAACGTTATTTTGACACGCTCGAAGAGACCTTTGCTACTTCAAGTGGCAAAGATTTTCTGGTCAAACACACCAAAAAGATAGATACTATCCTCAAACTGGTCTATCAGGTCGCACACAGGGATATGTTCGGCAACTATGCTCCTATGAAGAATTCTATTCCCCTGGCACTCGTGGCACTTGGCTCCTACGGACGTGAACAGCTCTGCGTCTACTCCGACATTGACCTGATGATCGTTTATAAGGATATCCCGGGTTACAATACAAAGGAAATGATCGAGAAAATACTCTACATTCTCTGGGATACCGGGTTGAAACTCGGACACCGTGTCCATACGGTCGAAGAACTTTACGATGTCTCGAAGACGGACATTACCATCAAGACCGCACTGATCGAATCTCGTTTTATAGACGGTTCGCACTTTCTATGGACCGAAACACAGAATGCACTTTACAAGATCCGCCATGACGATCCGGGAACATTCATCCGTCTCAAACTTGAAGAGCAGGCACAAAAACATAAGAAATTCCCTCTTACCATGGAACCCAACCTCAAAGAGGGATCAGGAGGGTTCAGGGATGCCAACCTGGTTTTCTGGATCGGGAAGATCCTCTACAATGTAGACAGTATCAAGGATCTTCCTACAGATATCGTGGAAGAGAAAGAGTACCGTCCTTTTCGCATTGCACTGGAGTTTCTCTTCCGGGTACGCTCCGCCCTGCATCTTGCCACACACAAAAAAGAGGACCGACTGCGTCTTGACCTCATCCCGTCTCTTGCCGGACTGTTGGGCTATGAAGAGAGTAAAAGCGGTCATATCAAGTTTGCCATGAAGGTGACTGAAAGCCTGAAGACTATCCGTCTCTACAGTACGATATGGCTGGAAAAACTGACCAGGGACTACATGGAGATCCCTTCCGAAAAACGATATATATACCCCAAGGGTAAAGATTTCAATGCCATGCTGAAACATCTTTGCAAAGAGGCAAAAACACCTTACAGGGCACATCCTACTCTTCTAAAAAAACTACTGGATGCCGAACGGCCCGAACGGCCTGACAACAGGCTCTACGAAACGATCGCAACGATCTTCTATCAGCCGTATGCCTACTCTATTCTGAGTACGCTCTCTTACACCAAACTGCTGCGCTATACCATACCGCCCATCAAAAAGGTAGTTGATATGCCACAATTTGACGGATATCACCAGTATGCCGTCGATATTCATTCTTTACGCTGTGTTTATCACCTTGAACATATTGGGGAGCCGCTTGTTCTGAAACTTTATGAAACATTGGAGAAAGAAGAAAAAGCCATGCTGAAACTGGTTGTTTTCCTTCACGATGCAGGGAAAGGACGAAAAAGGGACCATCATCTAGTCGGTGCCTCACTTTTCAAGATCTTCGCACAGAAACTGCAAATCAGCACCCCTCTCATTGAAATGGGAGAACGGTTGATCCAGTACCATACACTGATGAGCAACACCGCCCAGCGTGAAGATATCTACAACGAAAAAGTCATTTTTGGATTCGCCTCACATTTTCCCATCCCAAAGCTGCTTGATATGATCTATATTCTTACCTATGCCGACATGAATGGCGTAGGCGGAGATATCTACAACTCTTTCAGTGCAAAGCTGATCCGTACGCTCTACAAACATTCCCTGGAAATCCTTGGGCAGACCGAACTGCTTGACGAAGCGGCAAAACGTGCCACAAAAGAAGCGGCACTGAAACGCCATCCGGCATTCAAGGCACTTAAAAAAAGCGAACAGAAGAAGATACTTCAAATGCCTTCAAACCTGCTTTTCTTGCGTTATCGGCCTGAACGCATCATAGACATTGCCAAAAAAGCATTTGAAACAGAAGATTTTACGTACCAGATCAGCAATGAAGCACACCTGACCATCGAGATTATCCGTACAGGTTCTTTCAATCTGAGCTATCTGCTCGGTAAACTCACCAATCTTGAAGTAGTTAATATGGATATCAGCAAGCTTTTCAATGAACTCAAATATTTCAAGATCGACTTTGCTACAAAGGTGGGAACAGATGAAGTATATCTTGTCGAAGAGATCATCGCTGATGCTTTCGATCCCACAAAGAAGAGTATCAAAAAGGTACCCCATATCGAAAGAGAGGATATTGATATTGACTGCGAGCACTCAAAGACCTATGCGCTTATGCA